The stretch of DNA TTTTGAATCTAGGCCAGGCTTTCGTTATTCACCCCTCAGTGATTATCCCCGTGCATGCATGCAAATGCAAGAGTGTCACAGGTTGTTAtagattttttataatataatatataatttatatattgaatgcacTTAATATTTTAGTGTATTTAAGTGTCAAATTTGTACTTAAAACCAGTTCCATGAGTAAACGATCGGAACTAAGCGTTCATTGCTCATCTATACCACATATTGCAGTGCAAAAAGTTGTAAACCATCAGATATTATCAGCTGAGTGTTTTAACCTCTGTCTGCAGCTTCATCAGTCTGTGGCGGCTCTCTTTGAGTGCGGCTTGAGTGAGTGTTTCCTTTAGTCTTGTGCTTAACAGCTCCACCTGCAGTTCATTTTGTGCGCTGCTGACCCTTTGCTGACCTCCGCAATTCACTTGCTGCCTCTGGGAGAGAGACAGTGAGGTTTTGATAAACCCTTACTTATGGTATGTCGAACACTGAATATCTACTTTTCTCTACCACCATCCAAAGTTACCTGCCATTTCTCCTCTAGATCTTTAATGTGTTGTTTTAGCACTCTGAGTTCAGTTAATGCCTCTGCTTCCTGCAATCTATGGCTGATCAGCTCCGTCTGAAGATACATCACACTGTCCTCATTAGACGCAGCTCTGCTCtataacacagacacacacacaaaaaaattaattacagaaGCAACCACAAACCTGTCTAAAAATCAGCATGTGATGTCTAACATGCTTTAACTCACTATAGTCTATGAATAAACTTAGGATGACCTATTTTTGTCTTGTACTCTAAGACTGCGCTTAATACTTCATATTGATATGTGTAAAACATATTTGCATGAAAGATTTGACTTAATTTTGACCTCTTCCATCTGCAGGATGTTTGCCTGCATCTCTTTTAAAGCGCTTTGTGATCTGACTGTGTTTAGCCGAGTTTTCTCCAGTTCTTTCTTCAGCTGTGACACCAGTTTTTCTGAGCATCTCTTGAAGGTCGGCATATGTGGGAGTAAGAGCATGAACAtacctttagaaaaaaaaatcattaacatGAACATACAGGCACTGCGATACACTTACCTTCTCCAGTAAGGCAAGCCtctgctttaaatgtttgttcTCTGAAGAAAGTCCCTTGAGATAAGGCAAGAGAACAAACTAAGCATTTTCAGTGGCTGAAATGGCTTTGGTTTTGATTCAGAATCTGAAGAAATATTATGCAAAGAGAAACAAACAAGCACTCACATTTAGTTCTTCCTGCTCCTCTAGCTTTTTAGTCTTGATAGATGCATACTCTTGTCTCAATCTAAAACCAAAAAGACAATTGAATATGCAAACACAGGAACAAGACAAAAATGGAAGGAAAAACACATACTGTTTCATTCTGCTGGGgttgtattttatttgatatgCTGCTTCAATGATTCCATCAGGATCTGAAGCCCATGATTCCAGATTCTCCAAGCACTAAAAACAAAAGAATCACTCGGAACACCAAGAAAATTCAAATAGGCAGTATTTCAAAGACATTAtgattgtaaaaacattttaaaaaacgcTTAACGCTAACAAGTGGCAAACAAAAATTTTGTTTCATTGAGGGGCTCCATTACATTCATCATTCCCTCTACATCAAGCTTGATGAGTTCTGTCTGCTTCATGTGAAGTAAAGCCAAACCAACCCGGAACACGATCTCCAAACCCTACAAACACATGTAAATAATCACTGATACTGttaagaataaaaatattaaaaggttttctttcattgaaaataaaatattagatggaaaaacatgaattgaaaaaagaaaaactaaacctAATCTCAGCAactactgataaaaataaaaaagattaaatactAAATTACTAATTACTGTTACAGAATGTTATTGTTCCAATTTATGTTAAACTAAatctgaaatcaaatcaaattgaaatatatatataaaacataattactGAAACTAAAGTgtaaactttaaatataaaaataaaagctaatccaAAACATTAagatagaatataaataatactaaaataccacTGGCTGGTTTCTTATCTATTATCTATCAATTTTACATAGAACATGACATACAGTGTGAAGTGATGGGTTATGATGAGATCCAGTGACGTGATTAATTGTACCTCACACATGAAGATATCAAAAATCCTAATGGCAGCTGTGAATGGTAAAGATGAGAGGAGGATGTTGAGAAACCAAGAGGAGGAGAACATCGAGGTGTGAAAACCCTGAGTCTGGAAGTGGGAATAAAGCTCAGGAAGTTCATCCTATCAGAAAGAGAAAAATATTATCATACAACAGATGAGCGGAGTAAGATGTATCGCCCCCTTTAGCTACAAAACTGTACAAGCGATCATGTATTGGTAAGCATTTTTATGCTAAATAACATTCTATGTCCTAGGACATTTTTAGGTCAAAAAACAAATATCATATGAAATGCAATTCAAAAgggtcatttttatatatatatatatatatatatatatatatatatatatatatatatatatatatatatatatatatatatatatatatacacacacacacatatatatatatatatatatatatatatatatacatacacacatatatatatatatatatatatatatatatatatatatttatatatatatatatacatatatatatatatatatatatatatacatatatatatatatacacacatatatatatattatatatatatatatatatatatatatatatatatattaagaattaatagttaaataatgtaaaaaatgtttcaagatgaatattaagtgacacaagtattttcaacgttgataataataaattttttatttatttatttaatttttattaaaaaaaaagtattttaaaatctgttttatattacatataaaatatactaagATATATTTTAGGCAAATGTATTCTAATTTCTCATTGCTTAAAGAGTACAACATACAACAAGTAAAAAAATGTGACAGCTTCGCCCCACTACCCCCTACTTACAAAATACCAAATCTGGACATCTACAACAAATTTCTTGTCAAATTTGCAGTTCTCAGAAATCTGACATTTATCAGGAAATGGAAAGATACTtcagcagatcatttgtaacatgCTTTATGTGGCTTACTCAGCTCAATGTTTTTGGAAaggacattttacaaataattaatgtGCTTTTAAATAGTGAAGAATTATAAGTGTTTACCTTAATCATAGCTTCAAATTGGTGAATGCAGCAGCCAAGTTCAACCATATTGGATCTATACAGATCCCTCATTCTGAAGTCCTTCATTAGCCTCACAAAAATGTAGAAGGCCTCCTCTTCAGCCATCTAAAAGGTAATCATCTCAGTTTATTAACCGGTACCACCTACAATTTGTAAGTACAATTTCAATTTTAAAACCAATTCAGTGTGTGTGAGCAATACCTGTGTGAGCAATAGACCTACAATAAACACACTTCCCTGACAGTAGCCAATCTCTCGGTCTAAGATTGAGTAAGCCTGTAATTAAAGCCACAGTGTGTTATCTAAATGCATAATTCCTAAAATAAATTCTGTATGATCACAGGTAGATTTTCTCGGTTGTCTGACCTTCAGCACGTTAAACAGTGGTTTCTGACAGGTAGCGACCTTGTTGTGAAAGAGCTGGTGTTGAGGAAGGATACGTGTCAGGTCTCTTAGTATCAGCGTCTCAGAGGGAGACGAGCAATTCAGCAGATCTGAGTACTTCTGTTGCACGGCCACATTCTGAGCGTCACACAACAGCTGCCACAAAGTGGGTCGCAGGTGAGCAGGGATACCCCGCCTGATCAGCACCTGAGGGAAGAGTGGTATGGTGTAATAAGACTGAAATCATGACATGAAACTGGTGGATAGATGAGTTGGTTACCTTGATCTGTCCCACTTTTCTCTTGCGCCAGTCGTCCCATTCTTTAATGACATTTCCCCATATGTCATCCTCAAAAGAGAACGGTTTGGGTGAGGTGGGACTTTGCAGGACCCCATTCATAGGGTACAGAGACTTACTGTCAGTCTCAAGCAGCCTGTTGAGAAAAATAGCCTGCGTATGAGTGTAGATCAGATGTATACACCAAACTGAACCTAGTGATTAATTATTAGGGATGAATGACTTAGTCCTTTCCATTAATAAAAACCTTAATTCTTTACAATATTCCAAtcacattatataataaaataataattttaaaaatgtagtaatgtatacatacagtatttgAAATACGTCTAATAATGCTTATTCTAAATGCATATGAAAATtacttaaacaaataaataaatagcataatTTCAACAAGTACTATTTTTAaatagaagcacgcacttcctgggggtcggacgtactgcgcagactcaaactgagcttgatgacgtatgtcacgtgagcaacctgtaattcttctaatcgctgtgccaagagaaatctgaatcacccaccgaatcttccagagaaggcgagcgtgaacaggagcaaattttggtaagtattctgattaattatctcacttgactttatgcctccacgtccccccgatagcctcatagacagtaaaagattgcctgcgagcttctcctcctttccaaTTGCTAATttatctactgtgcgacagagagtcactGGTTATGACAcgatcgttagcctattttttacaaaaactgcttccacgggtttcatattttattgaaggaGCCCTGGGTGCccccattggctagcggacccccacctggtgttagcattccattgactcccattcatttttgcGTCACTTttacagcaaataactttacatctgaggtgtttaaagactccatttgtccattaattatttctaaagaaccacaaaattttataaaaatactttGTATATTACATTATGGcccatagaagcagtttttgtaaaaaatagcctaacaattgcgtcataaccagcgactctctgtcgcacagtagagaaattaccgaatggacaggaggagaagcttgcaggcaatcttttactgtctatgaggctatcggggggacgtggaggcattaAGTCAAGGGAGATAAGTTATCAAAATACTTATTGAACTGTTCACATTCGCCTTcactgcaagattcggtgggtgattcagactTACacttgtcagacaggttgctcacatgacatctacatcatcaagctcagtttagCAGTAAGCTGAatcccaggaagtgcgtgcttctgattgacttcacttgtctccgttgaatccagtggggtcgctgtgtccatttcttttactgtctatgctggAAACAAATAATCTTTATGCGAATcaggcattaaactgattgaggttgaggaagctgtcctcagcaaaatgtgctgcacatagttttacatgtggattataattttcgggaatcgagttaaacataaattgtaaccattgatctctaagtacagggTCCATGgaaagcccaaacaaaggtgattggactccgagatgaaaataacagtgtttcgacgacatggcaacaaacacaaaggcaactcttcctcttctccgttggACCGCAacagaccacgcccccttttaatgtattcatgtgggcagaggttagtcaaaaactgttttagtgacgtcattactgcaggaactagagggatgtagtccaaacgggtcgttcgttgtaggtgaattctgttaaataaaatatctcgcttggcattttacagatattatttatactctaacaacaacattacacactaactaaagtttaaaacatgggatcatgaagaagaGGACCTTTAAATGCGTTTATGTTTGCacaaatcattcatgatccagcctCACCTACAGAAGCAGTGagtataatgtaattttaatgaatcattgcaaatcgcctttcctaataatgtgctaattatcAAGTTTCACTATGAATGTCTGTAAGAGAGCAGatcagaagagaggggcggagtcagcagagctcattagcactAAAGGAGAATTACACAAACCAACGTgttttgaaaagagctgtttttgacttggtaaaaaaaaaacattttttgacactaccattgagaaattttaaacaaactatgttacagacttttcattaagaccctaaagaccCTAATCATATCAACTTGAGGAAAAtgggcattatatgacccctttaaatatacataaagtaTTTGTAATACATATGAAAATGTTGGTTTGATGCTTaatgtcaataaaattaataaatacacaaataaatagcatACTTTTGATAATTATATTTGAGATGTAAGATAAACAAGATTAATATATGCATGCagcctttaaaattattttgaa from Carassius gibelio isolate Cgi1373 ecotype wild population from Czech Republic chromosome B2, carGib1.2-hapl.c, whole genome shotgun sequence encodes:
- the evi5a gene encoding ecotropic viral integration site 5 protein homolog, whose amino-acid sequence is MDSMTVPSLSPSTGCQLSVDEMKLLAKLEEQNRLLETDSKSLYPMNGVLQSPTSPKPFSFEDDIWGNVIKEWDDWRKRKVGQIKVLIRRGIPAHLRPTLWQLLCDAQNVAVQQKYSDLLNCSSPSETLILRDLTRILPQHQLFHNKVATCQKPLFNVLKAYSILDREIGYCQGSVFIVGLLLTQMAEEEAFYIFVRLMKDFRMRDLYRSNMVELGCCIHQFEAMIKDELPELYSHFQTQGFHTSMFSSSWFLNILLSSLPFTAAIRIFDIFMCEGLEIVFRVGLALLHMKQTELIKLDVEGMMNCLENLESWASDPDGIIEAAYQIKYNPSRMKQLRQEYASIKTKKLEEQEELNGLSSENKHLKQRLALLEKRCSEKLVSQLKKELEKTRLNTVRSQSALKEMQANILQMEESRAASNEDSVMYLQTELISHRLQEAEALTELRVLKQHIKDLEEKWQRQQVNCGGQQRVSSAQNELQVELLSTRLKETLTQAALKESRHRLMKLQTENNIYSNQLKQIEAHINSQQDHLQELTSQNQDLCSQLQQSRRQFSTVQYKRKEKQDKEGANLSIIAVLQKQITELQIQIQSLSKHTTSFSQPTPKPSTSTSLKHNDT